A portion of the Zymoseptoria tritici IPO323 chromosome 8, whole genome shotgun sequence genome contains these proteins:
- the TUP2401 gene encoding transcriptional repressor TUP1 (Similar to Saccharomyces cerevisiae TUP1, a aeneral repressor of transcription, forms complex with Cyc8p), with protein MYNAHRGMAPGPQPGSRLADLLEQVRAEFDAQVGRSSDHEHQLHNQIQEMDVIKSKIYQLETTHVAMKNKYEEEIARLRHELEQRGGPSQGPHGASSSQPAPPAIGHGPANLFQGIMAGGAGGPGLAPPPQEQQGQPGMPGHMQGQMPPSLNAPPGPPHNPFAYGQLQGPPAANGYGSQQPPQPTASPGPGKPRLGGPPGLRGPATPQQHPASTYPGSPQVARPTPPPNRDVQIATDFQYTPAQLEQIGNQLSEYDVDKLPPHLKRQGDDWFAVFNPRVHRKLDVELVHSLPHQSVVCCVRFSHDGRFIATGCNRSAQIFDVNTGKQVCHLMDQSTNGDGDLYIRSVCFSPDGRYLATGAEDKIIRVWDIGAKVIRHQFSGHDQDIYSLDFASDGRYIASGSGDRTIRIWDLQDNQCVLTLSIEDGVTTVAMSPNGRFVAAGSLDKSVRIWDTRSGVLVERTEGEQGHKDSVYSVAFSPDGEHLVSGSLDKTIRMWRLNPRAQYQPGSLAPQARGGDCVRTFEGHKDFVLSVALTPDGAWVMSGSKDRGVQFWDPVTGDAQLMLQGHKNSVISVAPSPMGTLFATGSGDMKARIWRYAPYGGP; from the exons ATGTACAACGCGCATCGCGGTATGGCTCCGGGCCCGCAGCCTGGCAGTCGTCTCGCGGATCTGCTCGAGCAGGTGCGCGCCGAGTTCGACGCGCAGGTTGGACGCTCGTCGGATCATGAACACCAAT TGCATAATCAAATCCAAGAGATGGATGTCATCAAATCGAAGATTTACCAACTGGAGACGACCCACGTGGCCATGAAGAACAA GTACGAAGAAGAGATTGCTCGCCTCCGCCATGAGCTTGAGCAGCGAGGTGGCCCATCGCAAGGTCCTCATGGTGCTTCATCTTCTCAACCTGCTCCGCCAGCCATTGGCCACGGTCCGGCCAACCTCTTCCAAGGCATCATGGCCGGCGGCGCTGGTGGTCCAGGCCTtgctccacctccacaaGAGCAACAAGGCCAGCCTGGTATGCCCGGTCATATGCAAGGACAGATGCCTCCTAGTTTGAACGCACCTCCTGGTCCACCGCACAACCCGTTTGCGTACGGTCAGCTCCAAGGTCCTCCCGCAGCTAATGGATACGGCTCGCAACAACCACCGCAGCCGACAGCCTCTCCTGGACCTGGTAAGCCTCGTTTGGGAGGACCTCCGGGTCTTCGTGGTCCTGCCACTCCTCAGCAGCACCCAGCATCTACCTATCCAGGTTCGCCGCAGGTCGCTCGTCCGACTCCTCCCCCGAATCGTGATGTACAAATCGCTACCGATTTCCAGTACACCCCTGCGCAACTTGAGCAGATTGGCAACCAATTGTCGGAATACGATGTGGACAAGCTCCCTCCGCATTTGAAGCGCCAGGGTGACGACTGGTTTGCAGTGTTCAACCCCAGAGTGCACCGCAAGTTGGATGTGGAATTGGTTCACAGCTTGCCTCATCAGAGCGTGGTGTGCTGTGTTCGCTTCAGTCATGATGGTCGTTTTATCGCCACGGGCTGTAATAGAAGCGCGCAGATTTTTGACGTCAACACCGGCAAGCAAGTCTGCCACCTCATGGACCAGTCCACCAACGGAGACGGCGACCTTTATATCAGATCGGTCTGCTTCAGTCCCGATGGTAGGTATCTGGCTACAGGAGCGGAGGACAAGATTATTCGC GTCTGGGACATTGGCGCCAAGGTGATCCGTCACCAATTTTCTGGTCACGACCAGGACATTTACTCGCTCGACTTCGCCTCGGATGGACGCTACATCGCTTCTGGATCTGGCGATCGAACAATTAGAATCTGGGACCTCCAGGACAACCAGTGCGTGCTGACGCTCTCCATTGAAGACGGCGTGACCACAGTTGCCATGTCGCCTAATGGACGATTTGTTGCAGCAGGCAGTCTGGATAAGAGCGTTCGCATCTGGGACACCCGATCAGGAGTCCTCGTCGAGCGTACTGAAGGCGAGCAAGGCCACAAAGACAGCGTGTACTCTGTGGCATTCAGTCCTGATGGAGAACACCTTGTGTCTGGATCTCTCGACAAGACGATCAGGATGTGGAGACTCAACCCTCGAGCGCAATACCAGCCCGGAAGCCTTGCTCCTCAGGCAAGAGGAGGTGACTGTGTGAGGACGTTCGAGGGTCACAAGGACTTTGTGCTTAGTGTGGCACTTACGCCGGATGGCGCGTGGGTCATGTCTGGCTCCAAGGATCGTGGTGTGCAATTCTGGGATCCCGTGACTGGAGATGCCCAGCTCATGCTGCAGGGACATAAGAATTCGG TTATCTCCGTCGCGCCGTCTCCGATGGGTACGCTCTTCGCGACCGGTTCGGGAGACATGAAGGCAAGAATCTGGCGCTACGCTCCATACGGCGGCCCTTAG